Within Butyrivibrio fibrisolvens, the genomic segment TAATTGCAAAATCCAGCACTAATGTGAGCACAGAATGGCCCGTTTCGAATAGCACATGCCCCAGTTTTTCTGCCTGTTCAAAATCCTTCTGGCAAGCTAAATATTTAGGACCTTTATAGTTTTCTCCAATTTTATAATATGCAGTTGAGTCAAGGATTATGTTGACATTAGCAGTTGTTATATGCTCGATTTGTTCATAAATGCGTGGATTTGCATCCATAAAAAATACTGCATCCGGAATTATGCCTTTATTCATAAGCTTTTTAAAAACAGTTCCTACAGCGAAAACATTTATTTTTAATCCCTCATCAATGAAACTTTTCAATACGTCTATATTCTTGTCAAGTGAAGGACCTGCTGCTATTACAACAGAATGCTTATCTTTGAAAGAACAAAACAAATCTTCAGCATAATTATTGACATTCCTGATATTCTGATAGAAGTTAAGATAAATATAATCTTTGGACTGTTCGAAGCTTGTCAGGTATATTTGCAGCTTCTTAAGGACATTTTTTTGGTTTATTTCATCTGAATTTGTTTCCGGCAGTTTATAAACAGAAGGCATATGAATAAAAACGCGGTTATGTTCATGATTTAATGATTCCATAAATTTTGTGCTGTCCGGATCATATATCATATGTATTTTTGGTGTATTTAATTTTTTTTGCCATGAACCAAGTATGCCATCTTTGGCTATATCAAACAGGAAGGATTCATTGTCGTACACATATATAGAAGGAGCTTCATTGGTGATCTCCATAAGCTCTATTATATGATAACCAAGCCCCATTCCCCAGATAGTATAACTGTATGCTTTGGGGTCAAAAGCCTCTCTGGCAAGTTCATAACCTTCTTTCATAGGATCTTCATTACTGCATAGATAGCGCTCACCGCATGTGTGCGATTTGATAGTCGGATACCCGGATAGAGTATCTTCGATACTTATGGCCTTATTATTGTAACGATTAAGGTATGATGGATCAAAGCCATGATCTTTTAGGATCAAGGCGCGAAGCTCACTTTGAATCGGGATAAGCGAATCATTAAGCATAGCACTCAGAATATCTGCGCATAAGACATGATCCCTCTCATCGAAGGCGTTTAGCAGACTTTTACAGTATTCATTCAGATTAGACAGATTAATACCAAAAGAATTGTGTTCTAGTATGAGTATCAGCTCGGTTATTTTATTAATGCGAAAGCTTGCCCTTTGATAATACTGCTTGCGATACTCATCGATTGCTTTTCTTATTTCTGTAATCAAAAAGGCGTTGCTTTCATAAATTGAAGTGATATTCATATGTTTTCCTCACTATCCCACACTTCAATATATTCATCATCATGATATTCTTCCTGTACCATTTCCATTATCGTTCTGGCGGATAATTTCTTTTGATATTCAGGGTTATTGAAAATGTTATCGGTATCGGGTCTTACAGCATGATCTTTTTCAAATGATATTGCAAAAAAGTCTCTGGAAAGCCAGTTATAATCTCTGTCACTTATTTTGCTTTGATCAAAGAACATTCCGCCATAGCGCATAGAATTCCAGCTTCTAAGCATATAGCTGTCCGGGTGATTGGTCATAACATAAGTTCCATAGGTTTCGAATTCACTAAAACCGGTATCCATGAGCTCGTAGGCATTCATGCTATTCAGGATTTTTTCCCAGAACAACTTGCCGGGGATACTGGAATTTGATTCGATTTTATCTGTTAGTTCTTTGATCAGGTCACAATTCATCAGCATATGTTCAGAAATGAAGGATTTTTCGGTCCATTTGGAAAGGCCGGGGATTAGCTTATTAATAGTATTAAAATATTGTTTATGATATTCATGCTTTGTATCAAAATATGGAATCTTATCTTTTGTAAACATCGAAAAATCCCTGCAAGGAACCGTGTCTCCATCCCATACCAGATAGTACTTGTTTTGTGAATAATGCGAATACTGATATTTGATAAATTGTTGATAATACCAGCCTGTAACTTTGCGCTGTGTAATCTGCCCATTCATGTCACGACTTACAATTTGTGAGACTGTCTCATGGATGGTATCAAAATCAAGTATATCATTTTCGTTTATAAATTCTGACTTTCTTATATATGAATCAGGACGAGAGTCTTTTTTCTC encodes:
- a CDS encoding motility associated factor glycosyltransferase family protein, which translates into the protein MNITSIYESNAFLITEIRKAIDEYRKQYYQRASFRINKITELILILEHNSFGINLSNLNEYCKSLLNAFDERDHVLCADILSAMLNDSLIPIQSELRALILKDHGFDPSYLNRYNNKAISIEDTLSGYPTIKSHTCGERYLCSNEDPMKEGYELAREAFDPKAYSYTIWGMGLGYHIIELMEITNEAPSIYVYDNESFLFDIAKDGILGSWQKKLNTPKIHMIYDPDSTKFMESLNHEHNRVFIHMPSVYKLPETNSDEINQKNVLKKLQIYLTSFEQSKDYIYLNFYQNIRNVNNYAEDLFCSFKDKHSVVIAAGPSLDKNIDVLKSFIDEGLKINVFAVGTVFKKLMNKGIIPDAVFFMDANPRIYEQIEHITTANVNIILDSTAYYKIGENYKGPKYLACQKDFEQAEKLGHVLFETGHSVLTLVLDFAIKTKSKSITMMGCDLAFTGGLLHASDTMDQHTFTDKASICVRGFYGDEVATSASFSMYKQWIEDRIIKEDAIGIPFYNATEGGAYIEGMKHMKLIDLKNIIS
- a CDS encoding DUF6492 family protein, which produces MGDIVNFDAIIVQTPEDFKRMSNQHERMCKLLPADKIFFVGRPEIEKLLEDEKKDSRPDSYIRKSEFINENDILDFDTIHETVSQIVSRDMNGQITQRKVTGWYYQQFIKYQYSHYSQNKYYLVWDGDTVPCRDFSMFTKDKIPYFDTKHEYHKQYFNTINKLIPGLSKWTEKSFISEHMLMNCDLIKELTDKIESNSSIPGKLFWEKILNSMNAYELMDTGFSEFETYGTYVMTNHPDSYMLRSWNSMRYGGMFFDQSKISDRDYNWLSRDFFAISFEKDHAVRPDTDNIFNNPEYQKKLSARTIMEMVQEEYHDDEYIEVWDSEENI